The following coding sequences are from one Oryzisolibacter sp. LB2S window:
- the bla gene encoding class A beta-lactamase, whose amino-acid sequence MKRRAIHRLALAACGMLLHGAARADTRAAAPALWQDIEHAAQGRLGVAVIDTQTGTLTGHRLDERFPMCSVFKWLAAAHVLHRVDRGVERLDRALAIDRAALLPWSPVTEQHADASLPLSALCEAAVAMSDNAAANLILQTLGGPEGLTRFARRLGDPVTRLDRWEPDLNTATPGDARDTSSPRAMAQLLQRCVLGEVLSAGGRRQLAQWLQATTTNRKRLGAGLPASWRLGSKTGTGAHGTTNDVGIYWPPGRAPLVVALFLTESQASLETREAALARVAGAVMGHFAR is encoded by the coding sequence ATGAAACGACGGGCCATCCATCGCCTCGCGCTCGCCGCATGCGGCATGCTGCTGCACGGGGCCGCGCGCGCCGACACCCGCGCGGCCGCGCCCGCGCTGTGGCAGGACATCGAGCACGCCGCCCAGGGCCGCCTGGGCGTGGCCGTGATCGACACGCAGACCGGGACGCTCACGGGCCATCGCCTCGACGAGCGCTTTCCGATGTGCAGCGTCTTCAAATGGCTGGCCGCGGCCCATGTGCTGCACAGGGTGGACCGCGGCGTGGAGCGGCTCGATCGTGCGCTGGCCATCGATCGCGCAGCGCTCCTGCCCTGGTCGCCGGTCACCGAGCAGCATGCCGACGCCAGCCTGCCCCTGTCCGCGCTGTGCGAGGCGGCCGTCGCCATGAGCGACAACGCGGCCGCCAACCTGATCCTCCAGACCCTGGGCGGGCCCGAGGGGCTGACGCGGTTTGCGCGCCGGCTGGGCGACCCGGTCACGCGGCTCGACCGCTGGGAGCCCGACCTCAACACGGCCACGCCCGGCGATGCGCGCGACACCAGCAGCCCACGCGCCATGGCGCAGCTGCTGCAGCGCTGCGTGCTGGGCGAGGTGCTCTCGGCCGGCGGCCGCCGGCAGCTCGCGCAATGGCTGCAGGCCACAACGACCAATCGCAAGCGCCTGGGCGCGGGCCTGCCCGCATCGTGGCGCCTGGGCAGCAAGACCGGCACCGGCGCCCATGGCACGACGAACGATGTCGGCATCTACTGGCCGCCGGGGCGCGCCCCCCTCGTCGTCGCCCTGTTCCTCACCGAGTCCCAGGCCAGCCTCGAGACCCGCGAGGCGGCGCTGGCGCGCGTGGCCGGCGCGGTCATGGGGCATTTCGCGCGCTGA
- a CDS encoding formate/nitrite transporter family protein, whose amino-acid sequence MAYLSPAEFVTKMVDTGEAKIYMSTRDTLIRAFMAGAILALAAVFAVTASVMSGSALIGALLFPVGVCMLYLLGFDLLTGVFMLTPLAWLDKRPGVTLGGILRNWGLVFLGNFLGALTVAAMMAFIFTYGFSVPPNEIGQKIGHIGEARTLGYAQYGLMGWITIFLRGVLCNWMVSTGVVGAMISTTVSGKVIAMWMPIMLFFAMGFEHSVVNMFLFPSGLMMGGNFSIMDYFLWNEIPVVLGNLVGGLAFTGLTLYTTHARTAPKRNLA is encoded by the coding sequence ATGGCCTATCTCTCACCCGCCGAGTTCGTGACCAAGATGGTCGATACCGGCGAAGCCAAGATCTACATGTCCACGCGCGACACCTTGATCCGCGCCTTCATGGCCGGCGCCATCCTGGCGCTGGCGGCGGTGTTCGCCGTCACGGCCTCGGTCATGAGCGGCTCGGCGCTGATAGGCGCGCTGCTCTTCCCCGTCGGCGTGTGCATGCTCTACCTGCTGGGCTTCGACCTGCTCACGGGCGTGTTCATGCTCACGCCCCTGGCCTGGCTGGACAAGCGCCCCGGCGTGACACTGGGCGGCATCCTGCGCAACTGGGGCCTGGTGTTCCTGGGCAACTTCCTGGGCGCGCTCACCGTCGCGGCCATGATGGCCTTCATCTTCACCTATGGCTTTTCCGTGCCGCCCAATGAGATCGGGCAGAAGATCGGCCACATCGGGGAGGCGCGCACCCTGGGCTATGCGCAGTACGGGCTCATGGGCTGGATCACCATCTTTCTGCGCGGCGTGCTGTGCAACTGGATGGTCTCCACGGGCGTGGTCGGCGCCATGATCTCCACCACCGTGAGCGGCAAGGTGATCGCCATGTGGATGCCCATCATGCTGTTCTTTGCCATGGGCTTCGAGCATTCGGTGGTGAACATGTTTCTGTTCCCCTCGGGCCTGATGATGGGCGGCAACTTCTCCATCATGGATTACTTCCTCTGGAACGAGATCCCCGTGGTGCTGGGCAATCTGGTCGGTGGCCTGGCGTTCACGGGCCTGACGCTCTACACCACCCATGCGCGCACCGCGCCAAAGCGCAACCTGGCCTGA
- the urtD gene encoding urea ABC transporter ATP-binding protein UrtD, translated as MTPDLMEDGALRTDAGRQGVGAGHVVTPGEVDLRHGRILYLEDVHVSFDGFKAINGLNLDIAPGELRCIIGPNGAGKTTMMDIITGKTRPDSGTVFFGSTIDLLRHKEPEIAAMGIGRKFQKPTVFEQLSVFENLELALKTHKGVASSMRFALDGAQKDRIAEVLHTIHLADSVTRQAGLLSHGQKQWLEIGMLLVQEPLLLLLDEPVAGMTDEETARTAELFLSLKGKHSLMVVEHDMGFINTISEKVTVLCDGAVLAEGTLAEVQADERVIEVYLGR; from the coding sequence ATGACCCCCGACCTCATGGAAGACGGCGCGCTGCGCACCGACGCGGGGCGCCAGGGCGTCGGCGCCGGGCATGTGGTGACGCCCGGCGAGGTGGACCTGCGCCACGGCCGCATCCTGTACCTTGAGGATGTGCATGTGAGCTTCGACGGCTTCAAGGCCATCAACGGCCTGAACCTGGACATCGCGCCCGGCGAGCTGCGCTGCATCATCGGCCCCAACGGCGCGGGCAAGACCACGATGATGGACATCATCACCGGCAAGACCCGGCCCGACAGCGGCACGGTGTTCTTCGGCTCCACCATAGACCTGCTGCGCCACAAGGAGCCCGAGATTGCCGCCATGGGCATTGGCCGCAAGTTCCAGAAGCCCACGGTGTTCGAGCAGCTCAGCGTGTTCGAGAACCTCGAGCTGGCGCTCAAGACCCACAAGGGCGTGGCCTCGTCCATGCGCTTTGCGCTCGACGGCGCGCAGAAGGACCGCATCGCCGAGGTGCTGCACACCATCCACCTGGCCGACAGCGTCACGCGCCAGGCGGGCCTGCTGAGCCATGGCCAGAAGCAGTGGCTGGAGATCGGCATGCTGCTCGTGCAGGAGCCGCTCCTGCTGCTGCTCGACGAACCGGTTGCAGGCATGACGGACGAGGAAACCGCGCGCACGGCCGAGCTGTTCCTCTCGCTCAAGGGCAAGCATTCGCTGATGGTCGTCGAGCACGACATGGGCTTCATCAACACCATCAGCGAGAAGGTCACGGTGCTGTGCGACGGCGCGGTACTGGCCGAGGGCACGCTGGCCGAGGTGCAGGCCGACGAGCGCGTCATCGAGGTCTATCTGGGGCGCTGA
- the urtE gene encoding urea ABC transporter ATP-binding subunit UrtE — protein sequence MLKVQNLHQYYGGSHILRDVHLTAEIGKVTVLLGRNGVGKTTLLRSLMGLVPIRSGSIQWQGQDIARKTPYERARAGMGYVPQGREIFSRLSVEENLRMGLAYCAARTRIPEELYTLFPVLRQMLHRRGGDLSGGQQQQLAIARALAPRPRLLILDEPTEGIQPSIIKDIGRVIRMLAARGDMAILLCEQYYDFAEELADHYVVMERGEVIATGPGSEMRERNVRSLVAI from the coding sequence ATGCTCAAAGTCCAGAACCTGCACCAGTACTACGGCGGATCCCATATCCTGCGCGACGTCCACCTCACGGCCGAGATCGGCAAGGTCACGGTGCTGCTGGGCCGCAACGGCGTGGGCAAGACCACCCTGCTCAGGAGCCTCATGGGACTGGTGCCCATCAGGAGCGGCAGCATCCAGTGGCAGGGCCAGGACATTGCGCGCAAGACGCCCTACGAGCGCGCCCGCGCCGGCATGGGCTATGTGCCGCAGGGGCGCGAGATCTTCTCGCGCCTGTCGGTCGAGGAGAACCTGCGCATGGGGCTGGCGTACTGCGCCGCGCGCACCCGCATACCGGAGGAGCTCTACACGCTGTTCCCCGTGCTCCGGCAGATGCTGCACCGCCGCGGCGGCGACCTCTCGGGCGGCCAGCAGCAGCAGCTGGCCATTGCGCGCGCGCTCGCGCCCCGCCCCCGGCTGCTGATACTGGACGAGCCCACCGAGGGCATACAGCCGAGCATCATCAAGGACATAGGCCGCGTCATCCGCATGCTCGCGGCGCGCGGCGACATGGCCATCCTGCTGTGCGAGCAGTACTACGACTTCGCCGAGGAGCTGGCCGACCACTACGTGGTCATGGAGCGCGGCGAGGTGATTGCCACGGGCCCGGGCAGCGAGATGCGGGAGAGAAACGTGCGCTCGCTGGTGGCGATCTGA